In a single window of the Corvus moneduloides isolate bCorMon1 unplaced genomic scaffold, bCorMon1.pri scaffold_63_arrow_ctg1, whole genome shotgun sequence genome:
- the LOC116438999 gene encoding feather keratin Cos1-1/Cos1-3/Cos2-1-like produces MSCFQPCNPYYQPCGPCPLANSCNECCVRQCQSSTVVIEPSPVVVTLPGPILSSFPQNTVVGSSTSAAVGSALSCNGVPINSGGFDLSCITNRYCNRIC; encoded by the coding sequence ATGTCCTGCTTCCAGCCCTGTAACCCTTACTAccagccctgcggcccctgcccgctggccaacagctgcaatgagtgctgtgtcaggcagtgccagagctccacCGTCGTCATTGAACCCTCGCCCGTGGTGGTGACCCTGcccgggcccatcctcagctccttcccacagaacaccgtggtgggatcctccacctcggCTGCCGTTGGCAGTGCTCTCAGCTGCAATGGAGTGCCCATCAACTCTGGTGGCTTTGACCTCTCCTGCATCACCAACCGCTACTGCAACAGGATCTGCTAA
- the LOC116438998 gene encoding feather keratin Cos1-1/Cos1-3/Cos2-1-like — protein MSCFQPCNPCYQPCGPCPLANSCNECCVRQCQSSTVVIEPSPVVVTLPGPILSSFPQNTVVGSSTSAAVGSALSCNGVPINSGGFDPSCITNRYCNRIC, from the coding sequence ATGTCCTGCTTCCAGCCCTGTAACCCTTGCTAccagccctgcggcccctgcccgctggccaacagctgcaatgagtgctgtgtcaggcagtgccagagctccacCGTCGTCATTGAACCCTCGCCCGTGGTGGTGACCCTGcccgggcccatcctcagctccttcccacagaacaccgtggtgggatcctccacctcggCTGCCGTTGGCAGTGCTCTCAGCTGCAATGGAGTGCCCATCAACTCTGGTGGCTTTGACCCCTCCTGCATCACCAACCGCTACTGCAACAGGATCTGCTAA